CTAATTATTATATATTAGCAGTTATTTAATGGTACTTATTATTGCAATTAGATCTTactatttgaaagaaattaagaaCACACTATCTAATTATAAAGTGTGAACACTATGAACtataactgaagaaaaaaacctcttattTTCTACTTGTTATTCCATTATTTTCTACTTGTTTTACTCAGAACTTTTCAGTCATTTTAAAGTAGTGTAAATTATTGAGTGAATTTAATCactaatcaaaaaaaaaaaaaaaatctggtcaCATAAACAGTGTTATAGGTACTTCACTGTTGTCTATCAAATTGTGTTCCTTGTGCACTCATTTGCTTATAAGGCCTTACCCTGAAACTGAGACTTTCTTGCAGTGATTTAAATATGAGCTTAGTAAGGAGGTCACATGCAGCTTGTGCTGTGAAGTCGGTGTCTGACAAACAACCCAGAAAGCAAAGTCCTCCTCTGCACAGAACCTCGGCAGCACAGCCTTCCCCTTCGGTTGTGCCAGGTCCCCCTGTGGCATGCTGGGGAATTCCATCCAGGCTTCAGAGAGTCCTTGGGGGTGACCCTGAGCAGCTGCACCCGCTGGCATAGCAAAAGGCATTGGCTGAATTCTCAGTGAAAGGCTCGGGATGGACAGCAGGTTCAAGCCTGGAGGGAGTGAGAGGaatcctctgcctcctgctgagGAGCTACTGGTGCTCCTGCCTCCTTGATCTGGACAGACATTGCCTGCAGTAGTGTTGACACCAGAGAATGTATGATTTAAACCTGAAATATTAGGACAAAATTTTACTCATTCTTAAACTTTAAAAGTTAATAaactaaaaatatattaaaataatataggCTATAAACTTAATGTGTAACTGAAATGGACAAAAAATGCCTtctaatttacttttttttttctcttgtagaTGACAGTCATGTCCCATTCAAAGGACCTCAAGGATGACTTCCACAGTGACACTGTACTTTCCATTTTAAATGAACAGCGCATTCGGGGTATTTTATGCGATGTCACCATAATCGTGGAAGACACCAAATTTAAAGCCCATAGTAATGTACTGGCAGCTTCAAGCCTTtacttcaaaaacattttttggaGTCGTACTATCTGTATTTCAGGTCATGTACTGGAGTTAGATGATCTCAAAGCTGAAGTGTTTACAGAGATACTGAATTACATCTACAGTTCCACAGTAGTTGTTAAGAGGCAGGAAACTGTAACGGAtcttgcagctgcagggaaaaaactggGAATATCATTTCTAGAAGATCTTACAGATGTAAATTTTTCAAGTTCCCCCTGTCCCTATTCATATTGTGTTAATGAAAAAGGGACtgtcaaagaggaaaaacatgaaaagcGACCTGAAGATTCTGCTGTGACAAATGGACCACGAATTACAAATGCATTCTCgatttttgaaacagaaaacaatttgtTTTCTCCCCTTGATTTGAGGGCCAGCTTTAAAAAGGTGTCTGACACAATACAAGCTCCCAGCATTGGCCTCGACAGAAGCGATGTGTGCAAAGATGCTGAGCCAGCCAGTACCTTGGCTGAACACTCCTATGCAGTTTCTTCTGGGGGAGATACTTCACAAGGAGCACCTTTTGTTAACCAGGACAGCAGCCCTTCATACCAGGTGGGTGAGGACCGCTATGAAAATCACCAAGCCACCCCAGTCATTCAGCAGGGAAAACAAGCAGGTAGTACTCCCAAGTCAGCCTTTAAGCCCCAGGGTACTGATTTGGCTGTAGCAAAAGTACCAGCCTCTGCTCTAACCGCTGCAGAAGCCCCGCACGAAGCAGTTAGTGATCAGACAATTACTTCCTTTCCAAAAtctcaaaataaaacaggagaTTTACATGTATCCAGAGAAGAGGGAAACACTTCTGCTAATGTCTCTGCATCTGGGGCGACAGTCACTCCACCTGTTTACAGTTGTAACTATTGTGCAAAATCATTCAATGACCGGGTGTTACTCACTGCTCACCTTCAGCTCCACTCAGAGCATCAAGAAACTTTCATATGCAAATACTGCAGCAAACAATTTGCAAATCTAAATATACTGGAAAGTCATGAACAAGTCTGCATGAGATCAAGTAACTTATCAGCTCACAATGGAAATGAACAAAATTTTGCAGATAACTGTACTGCTACAGAGGGACGGAATGGAAGCTCCTGTGCGAACACAGAGCCTCCTTTGCCTGAGAACAGCATCACTGATTGTTCTAATGCAAACTGCACTTTACCAGAAACTGATCATTTGGTTAAAGTTGTTGATGGGCAGATACTATACACTTGCGTTGTTTGCAAGCGTAGTTACGTCACATTGTCCAGCCTTCGAAGACATGCAAATGTGCATTCCTGGAGGAGAACATACCCTTGTCACTACTGCAATAAAGTCTTCGCGTTAGCTGAGTACCGCACCCGCCATGAGATCTGGCACACTGGAGAGAGGCGCTACCAGTGCATTTTCTGTCTGGAGACCTTCATGACTTACTATATACTGAAAAATCACCAGAAGTCTTTCCATGCAATTGACCATCGCCTGTCAGTAAATAAAAAGACGGCCAATGGGGGTTTAAAACCAAATATGTACCCATACAAACTGTATCGACTCTTACCCATGAAATGCAGGCGACTGCCTTATAAATCCTATCGAAATTCTTCCTATGAAAATGTTCCAGCGAGTACCCAGGCTAATGAAACTGCTTCTAACTGTTTCATTCCAAGCTCTCTTAGCTCTGAGCTACCACCGCTGAATTTTCAACATAGTATAATATCAAACAACAGAACTCTGGCCTTGGATACATCTTCAGGTAATAATACAGCATCTTCCACCAATACTCAGAATCCTTCATCTGGAGGAGTAGGTATCTTAAATTCTGACCTGCAGAGGAACTTTTTCCCAGCTGAAAAAAGAGTTTCCACTGCTGCGAATGACTCAGGTTCACAGGAGTGTGATTCCTCAGTTGTGTCTTTGGCTAATGTGAATGAAAATTCAACCTCTGTCATCAGTTACAGCAGTTCTGCACCCTCTGTTATAATGCACAGTAGCAGAGTTTCATCAGTAATAATGCACAGTAAAACAGTCACTTCCATAGAAAACAGTAAGACAGAATCTTCAAATAACCTACCCAGTCAGTCAGTAAGTGATGACTGTAAGTATGGGTCGGATAATTATGGAAAGTGCAGTACAAAATCAAAAACTATTaaggataaaaagaaaacactgctgTACAACAGAGCAGAAGCAACTGAGGATACACAGCACATGACAGGATCTGAAGGTTCATGTAGCAAAACTACAAATATTGTCCAAGAGTCCAGTAAAACTGAAACATACATTGCAAAGCCTGCCTTACCTGGAACATCTGCTGATAGCAATGTCGCACCTCTTTGTCAGATAACAGTAAAAATCGGTAATGAAGCCATTGTAAAAAGACATATATTAGGATCTAAGCTGTTTTGTAAAAGGGGCCGAAAATCCAAACATGAGTCCAAACAGGACAATCTCACTGAAGAGCCAGAAATggaggtaaaagaaaaaagcccgTCTGGACTCTACAGCTCAGAATGCCTGGAACTGACAGAAATGTGTGATGACGTTAGTGACCAGGACTCCAGTGATAAACCCTGGAGACCTTATTATAACTataaaccaaaaaagaaatccaaacagctaagaaaaatgaaaaagaccAAGTGGAGGAAAAAGCACGGAAGCAAGAACACTGGTATGGACAGCCACAACACGTGCGGTCGAGAGTATGCGCTCAGGAATGCTCCTGAGGAAAAGGTGGTCAGCCAGGAGGAGAACACAGAAATGCCTAATCTTCACTGTGAGCTCTGTGAAAGAGACCAGTCTTCCACAGCAGAAGCTCAAGAACATGTACACTGGCATGTAGCTGCTTCAAAGCCTTATATTTGTGAGTTATGCCAAAAACAATTTCAAAGTCCATCcactttaaaaatgcatatGAGGTGTCacactggggaaaagccctACACTTGCAAAACCTGTGGTAAATGTTTCTCAGTTCCTAGCAATCTACAGAAACATGAACGTATTCACCTGGGTGTCAAAGATTTTGTCTGCCAATACTGTAATAAGGCATTCACTTTAAATGAAACACTCAAAATACATGAAAGAATTCATACTGGAGAAAAACGCTACCACTGTCAGTTTTGCTTTCAGAGTTTCTTGTATCTTTCTACCAAAAGGAACCATGAGCAAAGGCACGTACGTGAACATAATGGGAAGGGATACGCTTGCTTTCAGTGCCCCAAAATTTGCAagactgcagctgctctgggaatgcaCCAGAAGAAACATCTATTCAAAAGTCCAGGCACACAAGATAGAAAAGAACAGTTTTGCAATGAAAGCACTAAACTTTTGGAAAATCCACATTTCCTTGGCTCAGAAGGAAGCAAAGTGAAAAATACACAAAGTGTAACTCCAGAAGTTATACTCTGACTGACAATTgtgcaaaagagaagaaaaatatatattggaGAAGATAAAGATGTATTGAATGGGGAAACATATCAGTAAGGTCAAATTTCTTCATCTAAATGTGTGTCAAtatatgcaaaagaaaaaataacacagaaaaactAGTATTTGCAATAATACAAATTTAATTTGCAACACCCAAAATACTTTTGCCACAACAGACTCTAGcatagagagaaagaaaaatggccAACTCAGACCCATCTACTTAATATTACAAGAAAGTAGTCACTGAACTATTTTACAGTCCTGGTTTTGAATCAGAATTGTTGAAGCAAAAGTAATAAGTAGATTTGTGGTGTATTCTGTAGAAGAAATTTTTGCTGCAGAAACCAtacattgcattttttttttttaacaaaagtaATGTGTTTATAAAGGAAATAATTGTAATCTTGTGTATTCTAAAGTGAAGGTGGGAAGTGTTTCATGGGCTTGGGTGTGCCGAAGTACATTTGAGTTCTGCCATGCTTTTCTGTAACTCAGCCTTTACGAAACATATTCAGGAGTTTAAACTACTCTTTTCCTTCCCATATTCAGTTTTGTAGTTACCATAACAACTGTTAATTCTAAGTGGAGGTGTGAGAAGTACTCCAGATTTATATATCTCTGAGACATTTAATAAAAGTTCAGTGGAACTTGCTATAGCCAGTCTTCCAAACTGCATAAATCCCCATGTCAGTGGCCTGGTCAGCTCTTCAGGTGCATTGGTCTAAAGAAAATTGTTCTCGTGAAATAGAAATCCTGTGTAGAAATGTCCACCTCCTGG
This portion of the Haemorhous mexicanus isolate bHaeMex1 chromosome 10, bHaeMex1.pri, whole genome shotgun sequence genome encodes:
- the ZBTB38 gene encoding zinc finger and BTB domain-containing protein 38, translated to MTVMSHSKDLKDDFHSDTVLSILNEQRIRGILCDVTIIVEDTKFKAHSNVLAASSLYFKNIFWSRTICISGHVLELDDLKAEVFTEILNYIYSSTVVVKRQETVTDLAAAGKKLGISFLEDLTDVNFSSSPCPYSYCVNEKGTVKEEKHEKRPEDSAVTNGPRITNAFSIFETENNLFSPLDLRASFKKVSDTIQAPSIGLDRSDVCKDAEPASTLAEHSYAVSSGGDTSQGAPFVNQDSSPSYQVGEDRYENHQATPVIQQGKQAGSTPKSAFKPQGTDLAVAKVPASALTAAEAPHEAVSDQTITSFPKSQNKTGDLHVSREEGNTSANVSASGATVTPPVYSCNYCAKSFNDRVLLTAHLQLHSEHQETFICKYCSKQFANLNILESHEQVCMRSSNLSAHNGNEQNFADNCTATEGRNGSSCANTEPPLPENSITDCSNANCTLPETDHLVKVVDGQILYTCVVCKRSYVTLSSLRRHANVHSWRRTYPCHYCNKVFALAEYRTRHEIWHTGERRYQCIFCLETFMTYYILKNHQKSFHAIDHRLSVNKKTANGGLKPNMYPYKLYRLLPMKCRRLPYKSYRNSSYENVPASTQANETASNCFIPSSLSSELPPLNFQHSIISNNRTLALDTSSGNNTASSTNTQNPSSGGVGILNSDLQRNFFPAEKRVSTAANDSGSQECDSSVVSLANVNENSTSVISYSSSAPSVIMHSSRVSSVIMHSKTVTSIENSKTESSNNLPSQSVSDDCKYGSDNYGKCSTKSKTIKDKKKTLLYNRAEATEDTQHMTGSEGSCSKTTNIVQESSKTETYIAKPALPGTSADSNVAPLCQITVKIGNEAIVKRHILGSKLFCKRGRKSKHESKQDNLTEEPEMEVKEKSPSGLYSSECLELTEMCDDVSDQDSSDKPWRPYYNYKPKKKSKQLRKMKKTKWRKKHGSKNTGMDSHNTCGREYALRNAPEEKVVSQEENTEMPNLHCELCERDQSSTAEAQEHVHWHVAASKPYICELCQKQFQSPSTLKMHMRCHTGEKPYTCKTCGKCFSVPSNLQKHERIHLGVKDFVCQYCNKAFTLNETLKIHERIHTGEKRYHCQFCFQSFLYLSTKRNHEQRHVREHNGKGYACFQCPKICKTAAALGMHQKKHLFKSPGTQDRKEQFCNESTKLLENPHFLGSEGSKVKNTQSVTPEVIL